GTGCCAGTTTCCATCGCAGAGGAGCCAGAGAGCTCATGGTGGAAGAACTCTCCCCAGGATCACAATGATTCAGCAAAGATGCTGGAAATGAACCCAGACATTTTGCCTACCCCCCCTGCAAGTGACCCAAGAGCCCACAccctcacccccaccccaaaccagTGTCCTAGCTCTGCCTCCACTCCCCAGTGGGGCAGGAGGACCCactcccctcccagcacagggcaggacCCACATATCCCAGGCCCTCCCTGCCGGACATCACCGCCGGGCACCCCGGCTCCCACCCCAGCATCCTCCCTGttccttcccccatcccaaccGGGAACAGGACCCAGGCACCAGCTGTCCCATCCCCACTCTAACACCGGGGCCCCGGCATccggccccgcagccctccCCCGGCACCGAAAAGGCCCCAGGAGCCCAGTCCCGCGCCCTGCCCCTCACCCCGACCCGGGGCGCGGCCGTCCCGCCTTAACGCGCTCCCCCACACAGGGTGCGGGCACCCCGCCCCACAGGGGCCGCGGGCGCCCGGCCCCTCACGGCTCCCCCGAACCAGGGCAGGCCCCAGGCGCTCAGCCCCGCACCCCCCGGCCCCgaggcggcccggcccggcacTCACGGGCGCAGCTCCCGGCGCTGAGGCAGagcccggcggcagcggcggcaggaACGACTGAACGCGAGCCCGGAGTTGAGCCGCCGGCGCGGGCGGAGGCGGAGCGAGGGTGTGTCGTAATCAAGCCACGCCCCTGTGCCACGCCCCCGCCGGTGCGTGtgggggagggggcgggcgcCGCCGGGACGCGAAGCGCCTCAGCGCCGCCCCCGTTCACTTCTCAGGGCCGCCAGCCAGGTGGCCGCGCTCGGCGCCCGCCTCGGCCCTGCGGCCCCGTGCCCGGCCGCGGCGTCACCGAGGGGGTTGGGAGGGGCCCGGCCCGCGCAGCCCCGTCGCCAAAAGACGAAGCCGTGGCCGCGGGCGGGGCGCTTGAGCCCGAGCCATGCGCCTCCCCGTCAACGCAGGGCGGGCGCACGGTTGTCCCCGGCGGGCCtagccgccgccgccgccgcgggggaCCGGAAGTGGCGTGCAAAggccgcgccgcccgcctcCCGCCGTCGCGGTCGACGATTCTCGCGAGAGCGCGAGGGGGCGGGGCGAGGCCGCTGGCAGGgcgcgcgggggcggggcgTCGTTGTCACCGGCGGCGCGCGGCGGCCCGCTCCCTCCGCGCTAGAGGACACGGCCAAGATGGCGGCGTCTGCGGCGGCACTGCGGCACCTGGCGCCGCTGGGCGCCCGCCTCGCCCCGCAAGGCCGCGCCGCCGGGAGGCTGctccagcagcgcagggggatcCGCCTCTCCGCGCCCGCCGCCATACAGGTAGCGGGGCCGCCGCGGGAAGGGCTGTCCCGAGAGAGCGGTTGGGGGAAAGGGGCTCCTCCCCCTCAGGGGAAGTGTCCGGCCCCGGGGGTGCgaggcggccccggggcgggtgGGCGGTGAGGCGAGGTAAGGGGACTCTCCGCGTCCCTGGCGTGTGGGGAGCCCGGCGGCTGCGGGCCGTGCCCCCGCCCTGCCCGGCTGCCGGTGTCTCGCAGGTGACGGTGCGGGACGCGCTGAACCAGGCGCTGGATGAGGAGCTGGAGCGGGACGAGCGCGTCTTTCTGCTGGGCGAGGAGGTGGCCCAGTACGATGGCGCCTACAAGGTATGTGGATGCCGTTACCGGGCCCGGAAAGGGCCTCAGGCGGGCCCTGAAtcctctctcctgccctgcagatCTCCAGGGGTCTCTGGAAGAAGTACGGGGACAAGAGGGTGATCGACACCCCGATATCAGAGGTAAGGCTGCCCTGTCTCCTACCCTGGCCATCCCTTCATCAGCCGCTCCCCCGGTGCTTACCCCttggtttccttctctttcagatggGTTTCACAGGAATCGCTGTTGGTGCTGCTATGGTTTGTAAATTTGCATTCCTCtgcttctgatttaaaaatttaaactaaactatttttatgtaaagacatactaatatatattttaatatatttaataggCAGGGTTGAGACCAGTGTGTGAATTCATGACATTCAACTTTTCCATGCAAGCAATTGATCAGGTTATAAACTCCGCTGCCAAGACCTGTTACATGTCTGCAGGATCAATCGCTGTTCCCATTGTCTTCCGGGGCCCCAACGGGGCATCAGCTGGAGTCGCCGCTCAGCACTCACAGTGCTTTGCTGCTTGGTACGGGCACTGCCCGGGACTGAAAGTTGTTAGTCCTTGGAGCTCAGAAGATGCCAAAGGTCTGCTGAAAGCATCGATCCGGGATGATAATCCAGGTGAACACTGGCAGATCATGGCAATACCTAGCACTTGATCCTGAAAAGAACGtctgttttcccttcctgccccatttaaagcaaaaaaaaaaaaaaaaataaaaaaaaattgttaaaccTTAAAACACTTAAGGTTGCTTTACTGCAACTTTAGGGTACTTACAAAGGCACACaagtatttattcttttcctaaCAGTCACTTGCCTTGCTAGCAGTAGACTGATTTTGTGCTGTTGCCAGCTACATAGCTTTCGTGCTAGTTTGGTACCAATCAGGAAACTTAGAAGCATTTATGAATCTATTGTAAAGGGGTTAAAAAGGATGAAGATGAGTCAGGAGGAGTTCCTGCATATACAGTGTCtataaaactcatttttacaGATCATGAAATTCAGATGATAAATTCAGAATGTCATTAATTAAAAGCAGGGCAAcctttgtctttatttttcacaaacaCGCATGCAAAATCTAAGACCTTTCTAAAACTAGCAATTCTACCGTCATGTACCAAAAAGTTAAATACCTGATCTCATTTAAGACTAATTGtagacaattttttaaataattcagcatTGAAGTAAagactctgatttttttttttttttttttaattgcttctgcAAACACACTCAAGTCCTTGGTGCCTGGATGGGCTTAGTATCTTGAGCTAGTCTGCTGCAGTACTGTTAATCATCAGTACAGTCCTGTGCCTGCAGATGTACACGTTAATCCAAGTATGTTTTCTTCTAGTTGTGATGCTGGAAAATGAATTACTGTATGGTGTTCCCTTCGAAATGTCTGAACAGGCACAGTCAAAGGATTTTCTTGTTCCAATTGGAAAAGCTAAAATAGAAAGGCAAGGTAAGCCGAGAATACAGTTTGTTTCCTTATTAACTGAACTGCTTGGggactttttttaaacctcGTAGCTATTCAGAATACTGCTGTCATGGGGcacagaaaagtatttcaaatgttaaatgttcaaatgttattttatcCAGTAGTATACTTTATTGTTCTGTTGCCCATATAAGGAAAGATGAGCTGATTCTCTATATCTCATCTAAAACTATACCCTTCTAAAGGATTTGTTCCATAGTATAGAGGTGGAGTAGGTGATGgctgaaaaacttttttcctcaccttAGTATGTAATTTTtgtcaaaaatgcaaaaagagatCACTGTAGTATTTCAGCCCATTTGTTCATAATTTACCACTGAATTATATGAATGTTTGAAAACGATAATCTGAAAACGATAATCTAAAAACTATATTAAATATCTCTTCAGTTCCCTGAATTAAAGGGTAAAGTTTGTGTCTTAGCATAGTCCTTCCACTACCACTCTTCATGCTATTGATAGGCGTAGAATACTTAGCATTTCAAATAAGCATAAGGAACTTAAATTTACAAGAGAATCCTAACATTACCATGAAAGGAGCCTGAGGTCTAGAAAAAGCGCTTTAAAtcttaagggttttttcttttttaacacttGTTTCTGTTCTAGGAACTCATGTTACATTAGTGTCACACTCAAGACCTGTTGGACACTGTTTGGAAGCAGCTGCTGTACTTGCCAAGGAAGGTGTAGAGTGTGAGGTGGGTGGcgtttctgttgcttttctctttccctgaagtgggaaaaaaagcagagggtcTTCTCATTCGGGCTCTGCAAAAGTGTATTAACAAGCTGCTTATAATTATAAATGCCTTAACAGCATGTGCATTTCATGTTTCTGCATTTGACCTTTTCATCACAAAATTAAGGCAGAACTAGTAACGATTTTCAGGTTGACCCAGCTGTATGGTAAGCAGAACAATGACAGTGTGTATTGGCATGGTTGTATCTATATATAGCAAGACTCACCTATCTGGGATTTTCCAGGAGCCGACAGAAACTGTTCCGCACAGTCTCTGCCAGAATAAAAAGTTAGaaattttattaactttaagTCTTGTCTTCAAAAGTCAGAATAGGTGAAAGTGCTAAAGAGCACTGTACCCAAACAGTGGTAACTGACAGGCTTAGATCCCAGCAAAACTCACACagtccctttctttttcccccaggttATAAATCTGCGTACCATTCGACCAATGGATATTGAAACAGTGGAAGCCAGCGTTGTAAAGACAAACCATCTTGTAACTGTAGAAGGAGGCTGGCCGCAATTTGGAGTAGGAGCTGAAATCTGTGCCAGGATCATGGAAGGTACCGGGTTTTGCAATATACATGTTGATCTCATTCCCAAGTCTAAATCCCGACGACTTCTTGATAAAGCCAGATGAAGGCAAAGTTAGGGTTTTGTATCTGAGGAGCTTGAGCCTACCTGTCTTGCTCTAGAAATTTTCACAGGGTGGATCCAGCTCGTCTTCCGTTGCAAGTAATTCTTATCCCAGGAATTTGACTGTATGAGAAGCAGGATGGAAACTTTTTGTCTAAACCATAGCACATGAAGATAAACGAGCAGGAACAGCTCTCTCTGGAACATCAGAGCTACTGGAACAAAATTGTTTAAATAGATTAAGATTCAGAAATTGAATTGAGAGAAAACCATAGTGCATGGCAACCTGACAGCTGTCTTCTGTTTCAGGATCTGCCTTTAACTACTTGGATGCTCCAGCTGTGCGTGTTACCGGTGCAGATGTTCCTATGCCTTACGCAAAAATTCTAGAAGATAACTGCATACCTCAAGTGAAGGATATAATATTTGCAGTGAAGAAAACTTTGAATATCTAAGTtgtaaatacatgttttaaagtCCTCCTTTACAAAGTATTAATGGTATAGGGCAAGTTGTATGCATAACTTTTGTTGTATAGCTACATGAACTTTTGTACAGTGGGGAAAGTACAGTGACCTCCCAGAATATTTATATGGGGTTACCTTCTAAGCCACACTTCATATAAGCAACAATGTGTTAATGTTTGTTTGTTCAACAGTACAGGTGGGTTAGTGCTACTATAGGTAGAGAAATCCTATTCTAAATTCAGAGTGAGGAAAGAGTCCTCCATTTCTGCTTGGCTTGTAATTACCAGACTAGCTGCGTTAAACGGGCTGTAGTGGAGGTTGAGTGAAGAACTGCAGTGAGCAAAAGCGGGCCCTGACTCCAGCCCTggaatgctgtacagctctcTAGGAGCCGATGGTCGCAAGGCTTATTAAAGGTGAACGATCAAACTGGAGTGAGTGAAGCCTTGCTTTTCAGTTCAACAGTTAAGTGCAACTATCTGCACAAAGTGGCTTTGGAAGCCTGCAGTACGGGTTAAGAGATGGCTAACATATTTAGTTGACGAGCACTCCGCTCATGCAGGAAAGCTTCTGCACAAGAGCTTAAATAAAGATCCTGATCCTCTTCAGTATGTGATGGAAAACACTACCTAATTTTTCTTCACTACACTTTTCTATCACATACAGTGATAAAATACTTGCTCAGATGCTTTGctttatgtattatttttttaaactcatcaCATGGGCTAACAACAGCATGCTCAAACTACAGTTCTTaccatgcaaaataaattaattattttattcagacGCACTGAGCCTGGGTCTGAAGCAGCAGTTGCGTAGATTGTGGTTGAAGAGCTGGGCAACAGTCGCAGCAGCCTTTCGGCAGATCACCACATACAGAGGTTTAGCTAAGGGGCTCttcctggcaggcagggagagctctGCTAGGCTTTGTTCAGCAGCTTCTGGTACAGAGTGAAAGCTGCCTATAGGAGTCTGTGCAGTGTGGCTTGCTCTATTCCCTGGGTCAGCTGCCTTTACACTGAACTGTTGGAGAGGAGATAACTTACCTCTGTAAGCAGACAGAAGAGCTCGGGTCCTATTTCAGTTCAGGGCCAGGAATACTTTCAGGGTATCTATCTCCTTTAGCAGAAGTGCTATTAGGCTTTTAGGAAGTCTGGCTTGCAGGTGCAATCCTAGCTGAATATACCCACCACCACGCTGCTGAAGGAAttccattaacattttaataaaaatgactgAATATCACAGGTTACATGAAACTTTGTACAGACATTCTCTGCATAGTAACACACACTGATgtacttgaatttaaaaaatggattatCTATAATCCTTTAAAGTGCAATTTGTTTAAGGTTTTAAATCAAAAAGGATCTTTCAATAAAGTTTAAGCTGTAGAATTAACTTGAAGTAACTTTGCATTTAACTAAATCAAGAATAATATCCCAGTGCCCTATTGACTCCCATTTCAACtgtttcctcatttaaaaacactttcccttAGAGTTACAGGTAGGATGTCCATTTAAACAAGTTTAATGAGACAGCATTTTTACTCCACCAGCAAATATGGTGGGAATAAGATTTAATTCTCCAGTTCCCTCACCTGTGCAGTACACTTCAAGGGTTGGGGGGGTTGGATGATCTAAAACAAAACTTGCTGATTCAATGCAGCAAGAATTAAGGTGAGTTACAAGTGCatgaaaagagctgaaaaactgAGCAGACTAAAACTACATTcttgtaatttgaaaaaaagggGTGGAACAGAGctagaaaaaatgcattaattcaCCATGATCATGGTCATTcctattttcagatttttattcagCTATATAGAAGTTGCTGTACCCCTGAAACTAGAGAACAAAGTTCTTGAAACCAAATAAAGAGTGGAGTACTTATCACAGCATGGCAATGCAATTCAGACAGGGCAGTGCTGCTACTCAAGGAAAGCTGAAAGAGGGGTAAACGGAGCTACAGCGTGATTAGCCGCTATATGCTGGTGGATCAGTCGCTGGTCAGGAGGGTCTTGTTCCTAGACAGcacaggagagggagagggaattCAATCCTGGTGTGACCAGTGGCCTCAGCTGATCCTGGGAGCACTGTAGTCGCACgtctgtgttttcttcagagTTCCTTTCTGAAAGTTTTGAATGGAGCTGAGTAAGGCTCCTCGGCTTGCACTGACGTTGGGCTGCGGGCTTGGCTGCGTTGGCACCTCTGTAGTcggaggaggagctgctggtggcAGGGGCGGCGGTGCTGGGGGTATCGACGATGCTCCTGTTGAGTTGAGGAGAGAAGATGTAGTTTGATTATGCCAAGGAGGTCCTGCCGCAGAGGACTGCGGCTGCTTAGCTGGACTTGGTCAGTCCTGCACTAGTCACGTCATTCCTTGAATGCCAGTGGAGTGTGAAGAacagaacagatgaaaaatgcCAAAGTGATCAAATCCCTCTATCTGCAGGTGAGACGTGTCATCTGAGACACCTCTGAAACGAAGCCTGAAGTGCCTCGGTACTCAGGGATGCAAAACATGACTCAAATGTGATCTTGCACTGAGGGAAACAGAGATCACTTAAGAGGACTTCCTAGCTTCACCTTCTCTTGTTCCCAGTGAAGCAGTTTGCTCTTTGGGTCACGAACAGTAACAAAGACTGGAAGCAAATCTTACTACCTGTTCTCATTTACATGACTAACTTTACATTCTTACCAAGGACTACATCGCTGTAGTATTTGTGATGACTGCTTGGTCAGATTATACTCCATTTTTAAAGTACTAACTGCAGATAGAGTTTTCTGGAAGTGTTTTACACTTCCACAGGCCTGTCAGACTTTCTCCAAATATGTAACAAATGCTTGTTTCACAGGCTGAATGAATCGCAACAATCTGCCACTCGCACCGCTTGCCTGCCTCTCGTGTTCCCACCAGTCACCTTTGCACTCTGGCCCTTGCTTTCTACTCCAGCCACATCCATCTCATGCTTCTCATCATGCCTCAGCCTGCACATCCTGACTCCCTGGGAAGCCAGAGCCCGGTGCGGTGCATGCAGGCAGCTAGCCCAGCAGCGAGGGCCTGCGTGGAGGTGCTTCCTGGCAACTCGGATCGAGGCAGGTGGCCTTATTTGCCCCAAGCAGCTCTCCCAAACACCCTCATCTTGTGGATGGTGGAATGTGCAGCAGTAGAGTTCATTTCTACACAAGTGTAATCAAAGATCCAGGCAGGAGTAAGAGCAAAGGGCTTCAGAGGTGACCGCCTGCCGTTCTACAAGACATCCACGTGAAGGTGGCATTTGCAGCCCATCACTAGCTATATGGGGAATGATGGGCCTGTCTTGTCTCATATATTCTGGAATGAGTGGGGGCATAATGATTGATTTATATCTTAGCACTATTCAACAGAGAATTTTAACTCCATCATCTAGATCATGAGTTATTCCATAGTAAGACTAGAGAGACAAATGGCACCTATAGTCTAACACTTGCTTCCGGTAGCTCTAACCTACAGAGAGGAACATACTGGTAAGTGGCAAGAACTATGATACTAAAGgacaacaaagcaaaataacatgAGGCCAACCAAGAAACTATGGTTACTGGAGTAGAACTGCTTGCTATGAAGTAAGCAAATACCAAGCAGTTGAAGGACATTATGCCACACGGACTCAGAGGTATTCAATGAAGGATAAAGGtcagctacagaaaacaaaaagcaggcaAAGTTCTCTGCTCCACTTCTCTCTCAATTGCTCATTAACACTTACTCTCAGACTAACAAGTAATAGTAAAAAAGTAactgctgtaattaaaaaaagcagttataCTAGATGAAAGTTGTAACTTAAAGCTCCCTCAGTTTCTATTTGTACCAGTCTTTGAAGAGCGACTTTTCCCATATGGGAGCAAGCTCAAAATGCAGAGTATTCACACCAAGCATCCAATTTTGCCAGTGTACATTAATACATGCTGTGATTGTAGCACTTCCAACTCCAGGAGAAATTCTCATTGGCATGAAAACCTTCTGGGACAACAGAACATGGAAGTACATATTGGGCTCATCTTCACTCTCCTCCCTTCCAGAGGAAATACTCAAGTCCTAGCAGAAATACCAGAGATCAGCTGAAACAATTTGACATGCCTGTTGCATGTGGATCAACTGCTCTCTTAAGTAATCAAAACATTACACAATGttagcacaaactgaaataaatggcatATTGATGCCTTGGGGCCATCTAACTTATCCAAATCTACTTTTTACACTAGCCAAAGATGTAAGTCAATTTATTATTGGAAATACTGGAAAACCATCCCCTAGCTTAGAGtccttctgtttctcatgtGTGTACGGACTGccagcaaagcacagcaaagcaaaacttcaCACTTTGCCAAAGGAAGAACAAGACAAAGAAGAGTTCAAGTAACCACTTTTGTGGTTAAAGCGGTCAGAGCAGAACACTGCAGGACTGGCGTACCAACGCTATCACCAAACTGATCAGATGAACTGCTGTAAAAGAGCCAAGACCAGCTAATCATAAATGAAATTGCTTGAAAGAGATGCAAGAACTGCAGAGAACAAAGACAAGATTTTTGGCTAGAATTGCAAGGTGAGGTTGAAGAGGCTATGCAAGTAGTTTTGCAAGATGCAATAGGGAATGACCATGAAAACAGCGGCCAGGACTCTGTATggaatacaaatacaaatacatatgcAGTGAAGAAGGTACACATTTGACAGAGAGGGGGGCAAAAAAGCCACAAACTGCTTGTATCACTAACTATTATTAGGCCAAGATTCCATGTGTTATCTTCAAATTTTGGTCTGGTTATTTTACAATAGGGGTAGAAAAGACAGGGAAGTAGGGGAGAGGCCACCTTCCTTCCTGGAAAATTGTTAAATTCCTCAGGACGCACTATTATTGAAACTGAGCTCCCGACAGCATCATACAGCATTGGGAGACTGATTACAGACAACGATACTCTTACACCTGAGCTCTGCCTTAATACACACAGGTTTTAGAATGGTATCTGACTAGCTATGAGCATTACATATTGAACCTATTAATTAAGAGCATGATTCTGAAAATCTTCAAATCCAGTCATTTCAGTTAGTTGATCAAAACCAAGCTGTCCTTCCCTTCTTGACACGAGTGGTGCAAAGGAAATCTTAGTTCACACTTGCGTACTCATATGCAGTTACATCTACAGATTAAATTGTTCTGCccaacagtgaaatattttcctgtatttactagaaaaaaaacatttgagacAAGCGCTCAGTTATCACTAGACCTTTCCAATACATACGTTGGAAGAAGTtgcctgcaaacacacattttaCTCATTCATGCAGTTGTAAGAATAAAACACTCAAACAAGAACTTACCAAGGGTTTTTTACAGGgacatttttgttaaaagagTGTGTTAAAAGGAATAGGAAGCAAATCAGATGCTGTAAACTTGATGCCTGAATTGAAACAAAAACTTAATTATGAATTTAAAGTGACAGTAATTGCgtaaacagcattaaaaacttGGCTGAGAATGGgatgcaaacaaagaaaatcatttTAGTGATAGAGTTTTTAAAGatgctgtatttcattaaaataatccaTAAGAAAGttcagatctttttcttctattcccTCCCAATACTAAGCAAGTTCAAGATTTGCATTCAACTTTCCCATACAGAAACAGAGCATCTTTAAAGAGATAAATCAGCATTAGCTTACTTTTCCGAAAATTCACGTTCAAAATGATGCATGCTCTATTGAggacagcagaggaagagagaggacaCAAGTTAATCATCTGGTTCTCGTGtcaaagtaagaaaaacagatacTGTTAGCTGAAAAGTTAGTACAAAAATCAATACATTCTTATTCATTGACAAATATGAGGATAGCAGATTGACTATTTCATATTACATATAAAATACTTTGTCTGATTCTGAATAACAAACCACAATTTTCCATGCTATAAGCATTATTATACTTGATGAACAAATACAACACACATGCTTTCAGTTGCACATGCCATAATTCAAGCTTTACAGGATTAAAGTGCATTTAGAGAGATTTAGCAAGAAATCTGCAGGAAGATTAGCCATAGAAGACGAAATCCCTTCAGTTCAAGGAACACTTCCTGTCATGATAACACCTGTATTTACACTTATGCTGCATGGGTCAGAGACACTCAAGAAGAACACTTACTAAAGCATTCAAATTGTCTTACAGAAAGGTGAAGGGCAGAAAAGATGCACCATAGGGGTGTCTATGAAATGTATGTCGTACTGAAGGATTCAGAACAACTAGCACAGAAAAAGATAGCTAAAGTTAAGTACAACTCTTTCACTTTATTCGCGCAGGGAAGCCCAGGGAAGCAAAAATGGCACCCTCCAAACTTTTCTCTATTGTAAGAGAGCTCGCCAGTATTTTATGGGTTTATTGGATTTAGAGAAGATGCAGTGAAGTTTTAAATAACCCATACCACAGTGTTCTGCATCCCTTCCAATCCTAGCCACAGCTCATAGCcgcaaagaaaaataacagattttcaAGGAACCAAAGAATTGTG
This region of Gymnogyps californianus isolate 813 chromosome 13, ASM1813914v2, whole genome shotgun sequence genomic DNA includes:
- the PDHB gene encoding pyruvate dehydrogenase E1 component subunit beta, mitochondrial; translation: MAASAAALRHLAPLGARLAPQGRAAGRLLQQRRGIRLSAPAAIQVTVRDALNQALDEELERDERVFLLGEEVAQYDGAYKISRGLWKKYGDKRVIDTPISEMGFTGIAVGAAMAGLRPVCEFMTFNFSMQAIDQVINSAAKTCYMSAGSIAVPIVFRGPNGASAGVAAQHSQCFAAWYGHCPGLKVVSPWSSEDAKGLLKASIRDDNPVVMLENELLYGVPFEMSEQAQSKDFLVPIGKAKIERQGTHVTLVSHSRPVGHCLEAAAVLAKEGVECEVINLRTIRPMDIETVEASVVKTNHLVTVEGGWPQFGVGAEICARIMEGSAFNYLDAPAVRVTGADVPMPYAKILEDNCIPQVKDIIFAVKKTLNI